Proteins co-encoded in one Spirosoma endbachense genomic window:
- a CDS encoding RNA polymerase sigma factor translates to MPTSRIFDDDSGLWNAFQQGDIEAFEHIYRTHSSLLLAYGKRLSSDHDLVNDVVQDVFLEIWTRRSTLRDLHTIKYYLFRIVRNKLSKIRTNAPLLATDGEDMIADDQLLSPSIEFLITQQETSNDQSARLQKAITILPSRQREAITLAFYHDFSNDEIAGIMGINHQSVINHLNRAIICLRDLFTSHPITLILIGLFL, encoded by the coding sequence ATGCCTACAAGCAGGATTTTCGACGATGACTCCGGTCTTTGGAATGCCTTTCAACAGGGAGACATCGAGGCTTTTGAACATATTTACCGAACGCACTCGTCTTTATTACTGGCTTATGGCAAACGCCTGAGCAGCGATCATGACCTGGTCAACGACGTTGTGCAGGATGTTTTTTTGGAGATCTGGACTCGCCGGAGCACTCTGCGTGATCTGCACACGATCAAATACTACCTCTTCCGGATTGTGCGCAACAAGCTGTCAAAAATACGGACCAATGCACCACTCCTGGCTACTGACGGTGAAGATATGATAGCCGATGACCAGCTACTTTCACCATCCATTGAATTTCTGATTACGCAACAGGAAACAAGCAACGACCAATCGGCCCGTCTTCAAAAAGCCATCACAATACTGCCCAGCCGCCAGCGGGAAGCCATTACCCTGGCATTCTATCACGACTTCAGTAATGATGAGATTGCAGGCATTATGGGAATCAACCACCAGTCCGTTATCAATCACCTGAACCGGGCGATCATCTGTCTGCGTGATTTATTTACCAGTCACCCGATTACGCTTATCCTGATTGGGCTTTTTTTGTAA
- a CDS encoding TonB-dependent receptor, translating to MNNPILSKFIGWNVMRLMLFQLLLATIFSNVSLATDGNAQDVLNQKITLQIANKNISDVLSRIEKLTDVKFSYSPDLIQSNRKVSVSAENETLAQVLSSLLGPLQLKYEMVGNRLILTRNASTQKKLSSLVDAPPVESAAPPITIWGRVFDESNKPLPGATILLKGTTSTGTVTDAEGVFTLNVPDGNGTLVVSSIGYTAKEVSINNQTTIDISLVPDVKSLNEVVVVGYGTQKRSDLTGSVGSVKSTELLERPAINVEQSLQGRIAGVNVSVNSGRPGGNTNIRIRGYSSINATNNPLYVVDGIIWAAGIDALNPADIESIDVLKDASATAIYGTRGANGVILVTTKRGRKGGAVSYDTYVSASRIARKRDVLNAKEFLALEDLAYQNVAKYDPAGWASGKYADKDPKIKRTALIGKLFDANLNPLYDVDWQDETTRTAISQNHNLGFTGGSDQTTYGLFLNYNDNQGIIKNTYLKRYSGRLVIDNQVKKWLKVGATLNYSYSEERRADEGVGGNNIPRMLIEMIPIVPIRYPDGTYGKRQDYPDMESGDNPVALANEDNRMYKKQVFGANTYANITLMPGLDFRTTFGANIASQYNPFSETNQVQLTRPFRGYAEIWSYDTKFLQWQNYLTYNKQIDASNSINVVAGAELQKYTYLQWFSGVESLPDNYYQYYNLGVSANPLPPTSSYNAYQMASYFARGNYNYKDKILVTATGRYDGSSRFGANNKYAFFPSAAVAWRLSQEDFLKNSHLISDLKVRASYGLTGNSEINSYQSLATLSTNTTVFGGQRASGTIIGTLANPNLRWEKTAQYDLGASVGFLKGRINLEADLYLKKTHDLLLSAPVPLSSGYASIYKNIGSMENRGLELSLNTINIDNKDLTWSTNFNISFLKNKVTALGDANDDIFPDPQFLNNTNILRVGESVGSFYGLVRTGTWGSAEADQAAKYGKKPGDLKFLDLNNDGQINDQDRIITGKGIPTGYGTFSNTLRYKGLDLTVDLQFSYGNDILNLTHHSALDRTGQANSYAEVLNGWTPTNQNTFIAEARPSYVYYDTKIDSYKVEDGSFLRGRNLVLGYTFPTDFVQRIKLSRLRVYASAQNFFVLTKYTGYDPEVSTYGNAFAQGIQFFDYPKAHVFTAGLNVSF from the coding sequence ATGAATAACCCCATACTCTCCAAGTTTATTGGATGGAACGTTATGCGATTAATGCTATTCCAGTTGCTGTTAGCCACGATTTTTTCAAATGTCTCGCTGGCTACTGACGGCAACGCACAGGATGTGCTCAATCAGAAGATCACCTTACAGATTGCGAACAAAAACATAAGTGATGTTCTGAGTCGAATTGAAAAGCTGACCGATGTGAAGTTTTCCTACAGCCCCGATCTGATCCAGTCGAATCGGAAGGTATCGGTGTCTGCCGAAAATGAAACGCTGGCTCAGGTGCTATCGTCGTTGCTTGGCCCCCTGCAACTTAAGTATGAAATGGTCGGTAACCGACTGATTCTGACGCGAAACGCCAGTACACAGAAAAAACTGTCATCCTTAGTCGATGCTCCGCCTGTCGAGTCAGCGGCTCCACCGATTACCATTTGGGGGCGCGTGTTTGACGAATCGAACAAACCACTTCCGGGCGCGACCATTCTCTTAAAAGGAACAACCTCCACAGGTACGGTGACCGATGCCGAAGGTGTTTTTACGCTGAACGTGCCCGACGGTAACGGAACGCTTGTTGTTTCATCGATTGGCTACACGGCCAAGGAAGTCTCCATCAACAATCAGACAACTATTGACATTTCGCTCGTACCCGATGTCAAATCATTAAACGAAGTGGTCGTTGTAGGTTACGGCACCCAGAAACGGTCGGACTTGACCGGATCGGTCGGGAGTGTAAAAAGCACCGAGTTGCTGGAGCGCCCGGCCATTAACGTCGAGCAGAGTTTACAGGGTCGTATTGCCGGTGTCAACGTTTCGGTTAACTCCGGTCGTCCGGGTGGCAATACAAACATTCGGATTCGCGGCTACAGTTCGATCAACGCAACGAACAACCCACTGTATGTGGTCGATGGTATCATTTGGGCCGCTGGTATCGACGCCCTGAACCCAGCCGATATTGAATCGATCGATGTGTTGAAAGATGCATCTGCAACGGCCATTTACGGAACACGGGGTGCCAACGGTGTTATTCTGGTAACGACCAAACGAGGGCGGAAAGGTGGAGCTGTAAGTTACGATACCTACGTAAGCGCAAGCCGCATTGCCCGCAAACGCGATGTACTGAATGCCAAAGAATTTCTGGCCCTCGAAGATTTAGCCTACCAGAATGTAGCCAAATACGACCCGGCAGGCTGGGCTAGTGGTAAATACGCCGACAAAGATCCTAAGATCAAACGGACTGCCCTGATCGGAAAACTGTTCGATGCAAACCTGAATCCCCTGTATGATGTCGACTGGCAGGATGAAACCACCCGTACAGCGATCAGTCAGAATCATAACCTGGGCTTTACGGGCGGCAGCGATCAGACGACGTATGGGTTGTTTCTGAACTACAACGACAATCAGGGAATTATCAAAAATACGTATCTGAAGCGTTACAGCGGTCGGTTGGTTATTGATAACCAGGTCAAGAAATGGCTGAAGGTCGGCGCAACGCTGAACTATAGCTATTCGGAAGAACGGCGAGCCGACGAAGGTGTTGGGGGCAACAACATTCCCCGGATGCTGATCGAGATGATTCCAATTGTACCAATCCGTTATCCTGATGGCACCTATGGTAAGCGGCAGGATTATCCTGACATGGAAAGCGGAGACAATCCGGTAGCTCTGGCCAACGAAGACAACCGGATGTATAAGAAGCAGGTGTTTGGTGCCAATACCTACGCCAACATTACGCTGATGCCGGGTCTGGACTTCCGCACTACGTTCGGGGCCAACATTGCCAGCCAGTACAATCCGTTCTCGGAAACCAACCAGGTTCAGCTGACTCGCCCGTTCCGGGGTTATGCCGAAATCTGGAGCTACGATACCAAATTTTTGCAGTGGCAGAACTACCTGACCTACAACAAACAGATCGACGCATCGAACTCGATCAATGTTGTGGCGGGTGCCGAGTTGCAGAAATACACCTACCTGCAATGGTTTTCAGGGGTCGAAAGTCTGCCGGACAATTACTACCAGTACTATAACCTGGGCGTTAGTGCCAATCCATTGCCGCCTACGTCGTCGTACAATGCCTACCAGATGGCGTCTTACTTCGCTCGTGGTAACTACAATTACAAAGACAAAATCCTCGTAACGGCAACGGGTCGCTACGATGGTTCGTCGCGCTTTGGGGCCAACAACAAATATGCGTTTTTCCCATCGGCAGCGGTGGCCTGGCGGCTATCGCAGGAAGATTTCCTGAAAAACAGTCACCTTATCTCCGATCTGAAAGTACGCGCCAGCTATGGCTTGACGGGGAACTCGGAAATCAATTCGTACCAGTCGCTGGCAACGCTGAGCACCAATACAACGGTTTTCGGTGGACAGCGTGCGTCGGGAACCATCATCGGTACACTGGCCAACCCAAACCTGCGCTGGGAAAAAACGGCACAGTACGATCTGGGCGCATCGGTGGGCTTTCTGAAAGGGCGCATTAACCTTGAAGCCGACCTATATCTCAAAAAGACCCATGATCTGCTCCTTTCGGCCCCCGTGCCACTGTCCAGCGGATACGCCAGCATCTACAAGAACATTGGCAGCATGGAGAATCGGGGCCTGGAGTTATCGCTGAACACGATCAACATCGACAACAAAGATTTAACCTGGTCGACGAACTTCAATATTTCGTTCCTGAAGAACAAAGTAACGGCCCTGGGCGACGCAAACGACGATATTTTCCCGGACCCACAGTTTCTCAACAACACGAACATTCTGCGGGTTGGCGAATCGGTTGGCTCGTTCTACGGTCTGGTTCGGACGGGCACCTGGGGATCGGCAGAAGCCGATCAGGCGGCTAAATACGGCAAGAAACCGGGCGACCTGAAATTCCTGGATCTGAACAACGACGGTCAAATCAATGATCAGGATCGCATTATTACCGGCAAAGGTATTCCCACTGGCTACGGTACGTTCAGTAATACGCTGCGCTACAAAGGTCTCGACCTGACGGTTGATCTTCAGTTCTCGTATGGCAACGATATTTTAAATCTGACGCATCACTCGGCACTCGATCGCACAGGGCAGGCCAACAGCTACGCCGAAGTGTTAAATGGATGGACGCCCACCAACCAGAATACGTTCATTGCCGAAGCGCGGCCGTCGTATGTGTATTACGATACAAAGATCGATTCGTATAAAGTAGAAGATGGGTCGTTTCTGCGGGGGCGTAACCTGGTGTTGGGCTATACATTTCCAACTGACTTCGTACAGCGGATTAAGCTAAGCCGTCTGCGGGTATACGCATCGGCGCAGAACTTCTTTGTGCTGACGAAATACACAGGCTACGATCCGGAAGTAAGTACCTACGGCAACGCCTTTGCACAGGGAATTCAGTTCTTCGACTATCCGAAAGCACATGTGTTCACGGCCGGTCTGAACGTCTCTTTCTAA
- a CDS encoding FecR family protein, with amino-acid sequence MTQLSRCEDFVADSYFRQWVKNPDEASTLYWESYLADYPEKAEAIQQAIDLVKQIADATSTLAHPIKGDDEERIWAAIRNQIELSPQPSTNPFTKIFRRNWRNWIAIAASIAMMMSLGWWWLRVRHAGNDQERFHELAQLDQSLIEQTNDTDRPRLIALPDGSTIILQKGSQVTFSKKFNGPNRAVYLIGEAYFEVAKDPSRPFLVHANGLLTKVLGTSFTIRAFADDKDVVVTVRSGRVAVFPQTDKQQQQKVSTPSLDGIVLTHNQQIVFARQQARLIRTRDVVATTPVFPKGLSTSSTNFIFNATPVSDVFRELEKVYGVKIRYDKNVLGNCRLTADLTDESLSEKLTIICKSIEAEYQMQQLAIAVSGPGCQP; translated from the coding sequence ATGACCCAACTCTCTCGCTGTGAAGACTTTGTTGCTGACTCCTATTTTCGGCAATGGGTAAAGAATCCTGATGAAGCGTCAACGCTTTACTGGGAGTCCTATCTGGCCGACTATCCCGAAAAAGCAGAAGCCATACAACAGGCGATTGATCTGGTTAAACAAATTGCCGACGCTACATCAACGCTCGCGCATCCAATTAAGGGCGACGACGAAGAACGGATCTGGGCGGCTATCCGGAATCAAATTGAGTTGTCACCTCAACCCTCAACGAACCCGTTCACAAAGATCTTCCGTCGGAATTGGCGCAATTGGATTGCTATTGCGGCATCCATCGCCATGATGATGAGCCTCGGTTGGTGGTGGCTGCGCGTTCGCCATGCAGGCAACGATCAGGAACGCTTTCACGAGTTAGCACAGTTGGATCAGTCGCTCATCGAGCAAACGAATGATACCGATAGGCCCCGCCTGATTGCGCTGCCCGATGGCAGTACGATTATTCTCCAGAAAGGCAGTCAGGTTACGTTTTCGAAAAAATTTAATGGCCCTAATCGGGCAGTCTATCTGATTGGCGAAGCCTATTTTGAAGTGGCCAAAGACCCATCGCGGCCTTTTCTGGTCCATGCCAATGGCTTACTAACGAAAGTGCTGGGCACCAGTTTTACCATTCGGGCCTTCGCCGACGATAAAGATGTGGTAGTTACGGTTCGGTCGGGCCGCGTCGCCGTTTTTCCGCAGACGGATAAGCAACAGCAGCAAAAAGTCAGTACGCCTTCGCTGGATGGAATCGTACTGACCCATAACCAGCAAATCGTTTTTGCTCGTCAGCAGGCACGGCTTATCCGCACCCGTGATGTGGTTGCTACGACACCTGTTTTTCCGAAAGGGCTGTCAACCAGCTCAACCAACTTCATCTTCAATGCAACTCCGGTCAGCGACGTATTCCGCGAACTCGAAAAAGTGTATGGGGTGAAGATCAGGTACGATAAAAACGTGCTGGGCAACTGCCGGCTTACGGCCGATTTAACCGACGAATCGCTATCCGAAAAGCTAACGATTATCTGTAAAAGTATTGAAGCTGAGTACCAGATGCAGCAATTAGCCATTGCCGTTTCCGGGCCCGGCTGCCAACCTTAA
- a CDS encoding RagB/SusD family nutrient uptake outer membrane protein, translating to MKKYIKSISQTIACGALMLSVFGCTDYLQEVNKSNFTQDSYFTSASQAQSAINGLYAGLGMFNTDNGYGERPWVSLELINGHASTLGQSFYNSQFINQTADAANPPFKTIWQTSYNTIGSANLAIQRIPAISMDEPLKKSLLGQAYFMRAFFYYHLVRLYGDVPLITTPVDASSADLYPTRASQEDIYKLIVSDLTTAEQAGLPVADQTGRVTVGAVKSLLASVYLTMAGYPLQKTENYALSAAKAKEVLDSKIYSLFTSYDYLHDNAHKNQSEFILQAQYATGIVNNSISALIIPYFARISVYGDEYGAIIPTEGFYNTHESGDLRAQERQFYFTEYPSITDSTKIVKFGVHALYKYFQKESALNRNVNTDENWTLLRLPEVMLIYAEASNEVSGPTQAAYDQANTIRTRAQLKPLSGLSKEQFREAIWKERYHELAYENKAYFDTQRTRKVYDVVNNRMIDAIGFKNESGAIFTEKYLLWGIPQYEINNNKKLTQNKGW from the coding sequence ATGAAAAAGTACATAAAATCAATCAGTCAGACAATAGCCTGTGGAGCGCTGATGCTCAGTGTGTTTGGCTGTACGGATTATTTGCAGGAAGTCAACAAATCCAACTTCACGCAGGACAGCTATTTTACATCGGCCAGTCAGGCGCAGTCGGCTATCAATGGTCTATATGCTGGTTTGGGCATGTTCAATACTGACAATGGATACGGTGAACGGCCGTGGGTATCGTTGGAATTGATCAACGGTCACGCGTCAACGTTGGGTCAAAGCTTTTACAATAGTCAGTTTATCAATCAGACGGCTGATGCAGCCAACCCGCCGTTCAAAACCATCTGGCAAACCAGCTACAATACAATTGGAAGCGCGAACCTGGCCATTCAGCGAATTCCGGCCATTTCGATGGATGAACCGCTGAAAAAATCATTGCTTGGGCAGGCGTATTTCATGCGGGCTTTCTTCTACTATCACCTGGTACGGCTCTATGGTGATGTGCCGCTGATTACAACACCCGTTGATGCCTCCAGTGCCGACCTGTATCCAACGCGGGCTTCACAGGAAGATATCTATAAGCTAATTGTCAGCGATCTGACCACAGCGGAACAGGCCGGACTTCCCGTTGCTGATCAGACGGGGCGCGTTACGGTTGGTGCCGTTAAATCACTGCTGGCCAGTGTTTACCTGACGATGGCTGGCTATCCATTGCAGAAAACAGAAAACTATGCATTGTCAGCAGCGAAAGCGAAAGAAGTACTTGATTCGAAAATTTATTCGCTGTTTACGTCCTACGACTATTTGCACGATAATGCCCACAAAAATCAGAGTGAATTTATTTTGCAGGCCCAATATGCAACGGGTATCGTGAACAACTCGATCAGTGCATTGATCATTCCTTATTTCGCCCGAATTTCGGTATATGGCGACGAATATGGTGCTATTATTCCGACGGAAGGTTTCTACAATACGCACGAGTCGGGTGATCTGCGTGCTCAGGAGCGGCAATTCTATTTCACCGAATATCCATCCATCACGGATTCGACCAAGATTGTTAAGTTTGGCGTGCATGCGCTTTACAAGTATTTCCAGAAGGAAAGCGCTCTGAATCGTAATGTTAATACCGATGAGAACTGGACGTTACTGCGTTTACCGGAAGTCATGCTGATTTATGCCGAAGCCTCAAACGAAGTGAGCGGACCAACACAAGCTGCTTATGATCAGGCGAATACAATTCGGACGCGGGCTCAGCTTAAACCGCTATCGGGTTTAAGCAAAGAGCAGTTCCGGGAAGCCATCTGGAAAGAACGCTACCACGAACTGGCCTACGAAAACAAGGCGTATTTTGATACACAGCGCACCCGGAAAGTGTATGATGTGGTCAATAACAGGATGATAGATGCGATCGGCTTTAAAAACGAGAGCGGTGCTATATTTACCGAGAAATACCTGCTGTGGGGTATTCCTCAGTATGAGATCAACAACAACAAAAAGCTTACTCAGAACAAAGGCTGGTAG